Proteins encoded within one genomic window of Mycolicibacterium monacense:
- a CDS encoding MCE family protein, producing the protein MIGRTKSAKVLTVALVALLVAGAAVIVRQEFFAPRTITAYFTSATSIYPGDEVRVVGVRVGTIESIEPVGEQARFTLAVDRGVSIPADAKAIIVAPNLIAARYVQLTPAYESSGPVLPDDAVIGVERTAIPVEWDEVKEQLARLASELGPSGRVSDTSVSRFIDSAANAMAGNGDKLRETISQLSGVGRILADGSGNIVDVIKNLQVFVTALRDSNVQIVQFQDRLATVSSVVDGSRVEMDSALTNLAEAVGEVQRFIAGSRDQTAEQIQRLANVTQNVADNRVALENVLHVAPNAIGNGYNIYHPDTGTMLGGFAMGNFANPVQLICSAIGAVRNATAPEASRICAEYLGPALRLLNFNYLPMPINAYLKKSPSPENLVYSDPALAPGGAGGSPTPPETPPAVSAFTGGGDVPPPAGWGTPPGPPGTYAPHGLPANPTPALLPGAPIPAGASAPATLDDMLLPAEAPPSPAQEGPPA; encoded by the coding sequence ATGATCGGCCGCACCAAGTCCGCCAAGGTCCTGACCGTCGCGTTGGTGGCGTTGCTCGTCGCCGGCGCCGCGGTGATCGTGCGGCAGGAGTTCTTCGCGCCGCGGACCATCACCGCGTACTTCACCTCGGCCACGTCGATCTACCCCGGTGACGAGGTGCGGGTCGTCGGAGTCCGGGTCGGCACCATCGAATCGATCGAGCCGGTCGGCGAACAGGCCAGGTTCACGCTCGCCGTCGACCGCGGTGTGTCGATCCCCGCGGACGCCAAGGCGATCATCGTGGCGCCGAATCTGATCGCCGCCCGCTACGTCCAACTCACCCCGGCCTACGAGTCGAGCGGTCCGGTGCTGCCCGATGACGCCGTCATCGGTGTGGAGCGCACCGCAATACCGGTCGAGTGGGACGAGGTCAAGGAGCAGTTGGCCAGGCTGGCAAGCGAACTCGGCCCGTCCGGTAGAGTGTCCGACACGTCGGTCAGTCGGTTCATCGACAGCGCGGCCAATGCGATGGCCGGCAACGGCGACAAGCTGCGGGAGACCATCTCCCAACTGTCGGGGGTGGGGCGCATCCTCGCCGACGGCAGCGGCAACATCGTCGACGTCATCAAGAACCTGCAGGTCTTCGTGACAGCCCTGCGGGACAGCAACGTTCAGATCGTCCAGTTCCAGGACCGTCTCGCCACCGTGAGCAGCGTGGTCGACGGCAGTCGGGTGGAGATGGACTCGGCGCTGACCAACCTCGCCGAGGCCGTCGGAGAGGTGCAGCGCTTCATCGCGGGCAGCCGCGATCAGACCGCCGAACAGATCCAGCGCCTGGCCAACGTGACGCAGAACGTCGCCGACAACCGCGTCGCCCTCGAGAACGTCCTGCACGTCGCGCCGAACGCAATCGGCAACGGGTACAACATCTATCACCCGGACACGGGCACGATGCTCGGCGGGTTCGCGATGGGCAACTTCGCCAACCCGGTACAGCTCATCTGTTCGGCGATCGGCGCGGTCCGCAACGCGACGGCGCCCGAGGCATCGAGGATCTGCGCGGAGTACCTGGGACCCGCCCTTCGCCTGTTGAACTTCAACTACCTGCCCATGCCGATCAACGCGTACCTCAAGAAGTCGCCGAGCCCCGAGAACCTCGTCTATTCGGACCCCGCGCTGGCGCCCGGCGGCGCCGGGGGCAGCCCGACGCCCCCCGAGACGCCCCCGGCGGTGTCCGCCTTCACCGGCGGCGGGGACGTCCCACCCCCCGCGGGGTGGGGGACACCGCCCGGTCCGCCGGGCACATACGCACCCCACGGTCTACCGGCGAACCCGACACCGGCGTTACTCCCGGGCGCACCCATCCCAGCCGGCGCCTCCGCCCCGGCCACGCTGGACGACATGCTGCTTCCCGCGGAGGCACCGCCGTCACCAGCGCAGGAAGGCCCACCCGCATGA
- a CDS encoding MCE family protein, whose amino-acid sequence MLKYGGSSSVRAGFIGLMLIVLVIVVGLQPQQLWSMATSVKYRAVFAEAGGLAAGNDVKVSGVTVGTVSDVVLDKGKALVTFSLDGKVRLGSDSTAHIRTGTLLGERMLTVEPKGSRRLGPMEAIPVSRTSSPYSLTEAVSDFTANTADTDTATLNQSLDILSETIDRLAPQLGPTFDGLTELSRSLNDRDETLGDLLAGAADVTAILSERSQQVNSLLLSANDLLAVLEQRRYAIVNLLANTSAMSQQLTGLVRDNEQELAPTLEKLNSVSEMLERNRDNIGKALNGLAKYQVTQGEAVNNGFYYNAFIGNLIPGGALQPFLDYALGYRRGVNAGQPPDNAGPRAEFPLPYNGIPGGSR is encoded by the coding sequence ATGCTGAAATATGGTGGATCATCCTCGGTCCGTGCCGGTTTCATCGGCCTAATGCTCATCGTGCTGGTCATCGTCGTCGGCCTTCAGCCGCAGCAGCTGTGGTCGATGGCGACCTCGGTGAAGTACCGGGCGGTGTTCGCCGAGGCCGGCGGGCTCGCTGCCGGTAACGATGTCAAGGTCTCCGGCGTCACCGTCGGAACGGTGTCCGACGTGGTGCTGGACAAGGGCAAGGCGCTGGTGACCTTCTCCCTCGACGGGAAGGTGCGGCTGGGTTCGGATTCGACCGCTCACATCCGCACCGGCACCCTGCTCGGCGAGCGGATGCTGACGGTGGAACCCAAGGGCTCGCGGCGGCTGGGCCCCATGGAGGCGATCCCGGTTTCGCGGACGTCGTCGCCCTACTCGCTGACCGAGGCGGTCAGCGATTTCACCGCCAACACCGCCGACACCGACACGGCCACGTTGAACCAGTCGCTGGACATCCTGTCCGAGACGATCGACCGGCTGGCACCCCAGCTCGGCCCGACCTTCGATGGCCTGACCGAACTCTCCCGGTCCCTCAACGACCGCGACGAGACGCTGGGTGACCTGCTCGCCGGTGCCGCCGACGTCACCGCAATCCTGTCCGAGCGGAGCCAGCAGGTGAACTCGCTGCTGCTGAGCGCCAACGACCTGCTGGCGGTTCTCGAACAGCGCCGCTACGCGATCGTCAACCTGCTCGCCAACACCTCCGCGATGTCGCAGCAGCTGACCGGTCTGGTGCGGGACAACGAACAGGAACTGGCGCCGACGCTGGAGAAGCTCAACTCCGTATCGGAGATGTTGGAGCGCAACCGGGACAACATCGGCAAAGCCCTCAACGGCCTCGCCAAGTATCAGGTGACTCAGGGCGAAGCGGTCAACAACGGGTTCTACTACAACGCCTTCATCGGCAACCTGATACCGGGTGGGGCGCTGCAGCCGTTCCTCGACTACGCGCTCGGCTACCGGCGCGGAGTCAATGCCGGCCAGCCTCCGGACAACGCCGGTCCGCGCGCCGAATTCCCGCTCCCCTACAACGGCATCCCGGGTGGTTCACGATGA
- a CDS encoding MCE family protein translates to MRRLGPTVVKFGVFAVVMVLFTAALVAIFGQYRAGSANEYSAVFGDASSVKSGDSVRIAGIRVGTVNGVSLQPDNTVVVDFDARTDVVLTTGTRVAVRYLNLVGDRYLELVDGPGSTQIQPAGSRIPKDRTEPALDLDLLLGGLKPVIRGLNPEDVNALTHSLIQILQGQSGDIESLFARTSSFTNSIAANGETVRQMIDHLNTVVETMSRDGDKFSGAVARLEELVTGLAQDRDPIGAAIESLDKGTASLADLMTEARPPLAGSIDQLNRVAPLLEKDKELLDISLQKAPGNYRKLVRLGAYGSWLNQYLCGLSVRVTDLQGRTAYFPWIKQDTGRCAEP, encoded by the coding sequence ATGAGGCGGCTGGGCCCCACGGTGGTCAAGTTCGGGGTGTTCGCCGTGGTGATGGTGCTGTTCACCGCCGCGCTGGTCGCGATCTTCGGCCAGTACCGTGCCGGATCGGCCAACGAGTACTCCGCGGTGTTCGGCGATGCATCGAGCGTGAAATCCGGTGACTCCGTGCGTATTGCGGGTATCCGGGTCGGCACGGTCAACGGTGTCTCCCTGCAACCGGACAATACGGTGGTGGTCGACTTCGACGCCCGCACCGACGTCGTGCTGACCACCGGGACGAGGGTGGCCGTGCGCTACCTGAACCTCGTCGGTGACCGCTACCTCGAACTCGTCGACGGCCCCGGCTCGACGCAGATCCAACCCGCCGGGTCGCGGATTCCCAAGGACCGCACCGAACCCGCGCTCGACCTCGACCTGCTCCTCGGCGGCCTCAAACCGGTGATCAGGGGACTGAATCCCGAGGACGTCAACGCGCTGACCCACTCGCTGATCCAGATCCTGCAGGGTCAGAGCGGGGACATCGAGTCCCTCTTCGCCAGGACCTCGTCGTTCACCAACTCCATCGCCGCCAACGGTGAGACTGTCCGGCAGATGATCGACCACCTCAACACCGTGGTCGAGACCATGTCGCGCGACGGCGACAAGTTCTCCGGCGCCGTCGCGCGACTCGAGGAACTCGTCACCGGCCTGGCGCAGGACCGCGATCCCATCGGTGCGGCCATCGAATCCCTCGACAAGGGCACCGCATCGCTGGCCGACCTCATGACCGAGGCGCGCCCCCCGCTGGCCGGATCCATCGACCAGCTCAACCGGGTTGCGCCGCTGCTGGAGAAGGACAAGGAGCTGCTCGACATCTCCCTGCAGAAGGCCCCGGGCAACTACCGCAAGCTGGTGCGCCTCGGCGCCTACGGCAGCTGGCTCAACCAGTACCTCTGCGGGCTGTCCGTACGAGTCACCGATCTGCAGGGGCGCACCGCCTACTTCCCCTGGATCAAGCAAGACACCGGAAGGTGTGCTGAGCCCTGA
- a CDS encoding MCE family protein yields the protein MKSISARNVAGTLAVVCIAAIVALAVGLFNGSFTRSATVTVVSDRVGLVMNPDAKVKLHGAQVGKVAAIEALPDGRAAIRLAMDPSQLAIIPSNVLVNVGSTTVFGSKAVELVPPANPSPDPLRAGQVLDAGHVTVEINTVFEQLVSVLAKVEPAKLNETLGALSQGLAGRGEKFGRTLVDLDTLLADLDPSMDNLSRDIAVAPGVLNAYADAAPDLLATADNASRISDTLVERQSDLDALLVSAIGLAEVGNDVVATNRGAFTDVMRLLVPTTDLTNQYHTALNCGLAGMLPLAMAPPPPVPGVLLLDSFVLGTERYRYPQNLPKVAARGGPQCVGLPDVGYETRAPYVVSDIDANPAQYGNQGILLNSEGLKQMLFGPLDGPPRNTSQIGQPG from the coding sequence ATGAAGTCGATCTCCGCGCGCAACGTGGCGGGCACGCTGGCCGTGGTGTGCATCGCCGCGATCGTCGCGTTGGCGGTCGGACTGTTCAACGGGTCGTTCACGAGAAGTGCGACGGTGACCGTCGTCTCCGACCGCGTCGGGTTGGTGATGAACCCCGATGCCAAGGTGAAACTGCACGGGGCGCAGGTCGGCAAGGTCGCCGCGATCGAGGCGCTGCCGGACGGCCGGGCCGCCATCCGGCTCGCGATGGATCCTTCCCAACTGGCGATCATCCCGTCCAATGTCCTGGTCAATGTCGGGTCGACGACGGTATTCGGTTCCAAGGCAGTGGAATTGGTGCCGCCGGCCAACCCTTCACCGGACCCGTTGCGCGCCGGTCAGGTGCTCGACGCCGGACACGTGACCGTGGAGATCAACACGGTGTTCGAGCAACTCGTGTCCGTCCTGGCGAAGGTGGAACCCGCCAAGCTCAACGAGACGCTGGGCGCGTTGTCTCAGGGCCTCGCCGGACGGGGCGAGAAGTTCGGCCGAACGCTGGTCGACCTCGACACCCTGCTCGCCGACCTCGACCCCAGCATGGACAACCTCAGCCGCGACATCGCCGTCGCCCCAGGGGTTCTCAACGCCTATGCCGACGCTGCTCCCGATCTGCTCGCCACGGCCGACAATGCGTCGCGGATCAGTGACACGCTGGTGGAACGGCAGAGCGACCTCGATGCTCTGCTGGTCAGCGCCATCGGGCTCGCCGAGGTCGGCAACGACGTCGTGGCGACGAACCGCGGCGCGTTCACCGACGTCATGCGGCTGCTGGTGCCCACGACGGATCTGACCAACCAGTACCACACCGCACTGAACTGCGGTCTGGCCGGGATGCTGCCGTTGGCCATGGCGCCGCCACCACCGGTTCCCGGTGTGCTGCTGCTGGATTCGTTCGTCCTGGGTACCGAGCGCTACCGGTACCCCCAGAACCTGCCGAAGGTGGCGGCGCGCGGCGGACCGCAGTGTGTGGGCCTGCCCGACGTGGGCTACGAGACCCGCGCGCCGTACGTCGTCTCCGACATCGACGCCAACCCGGCGCAGTACGGCAACCAGGGCATCCTGCTCAACTCCGAGGGGCTCAAGCAGATGCTGTTCGGACCCCTCGACGGACCGCCGCGCAACACCTCGCAGATCGGCCAGCCGGGATGA
- a CDS encoding MlaE family ABC transporter permease: MGTLTTLGTAYPRVVSQFRKPASLVGRLGDHILFYGRALAGTPHAAMHYRKEIVRLIAEISMGAGTLAMIGGTVVIVGFLTLAAGGTLAVQGYSSLGDIGIEALTGFLAAFINVRISAPVVAGIGLAATFGAGVTAQLGAMRINEEVDALETMGIRPIEYLVSTRIIAGMIAITPLYSVAVILSFLASQLTTVVLFGQSGGLYDHYFNTFLNPVDLLWSFLQAILMALTVLFIHTYFGYFATGGPAGVGVAVGNAVRTSLIVVVAVTLLVSLSVYGSNGNFNLSG; the protein is encoded by the coding sequence ATGGGCACACTCACCACGCTGGGCACGGCCTATCCGCGCGTGGTCAGCCAGTTCCGAAAGCCGGCCTCGCTGGTGGGCCGCCTCGGCGACCACATCCTGTTCTACGGCCGCGCACTGGCCGGCACCCCGCATGCGGCGATGCACTACCGCAAGGAGATCGTCCGGCTGATCGCCGAGATCAGCATGGGCGCAGGGACACTCGCGATGATCGGCGGGACTGTCGTCATCGTCGGGTTCCTCACTCTCGCCGCGGGTGGCACCCTGGCGGTGCAGGGCTACAGCTCGCTGGGCGACATCGGCATTGAGGCCCTCACCGGATTCCTGGCCGCCTTCATCAACGTCCGCATCTCCGCACCCGTGGTCGCCGGAATCGGTCTGGCCGCCACCTTCGGCGCCGGCGTCACCGCACAGTTGGGCGCGATGCGCATCAACGAAGAGGTCGACGCACTCGAGACCATGGGCATCCGCCCGATCGAATACCTGGTGAGCACCCGCATCATTGCCGGGATGATCGCGATCACCCCGCTGTACTCGGTGGCGGTGATCCTGTCCTTCCTGGCATCACAACTCACCACCGTGGTGCTGTTCGGCCAGTCCGGCGGGCTCTACGACCACTACTTCAACACCTTCCTCAACCCGGTCGATCTGCTGTGGTCGTTCCTGCAGGCGATCCTGATGGCGCTCACGGTGTTGTTCATCCACACCTACTTCGGCTACTTCGCGACCGGCGGACCGGCCGGTGTCGGGGTGGCCGTCGGCAACGCGGTCCGCACCTCGCTGATCGTCGTCGTGGCGGTCACGCTGCTGGTCTCGCTGTCCGTGTACGGCTCCAACGGCAACTTCAACCTGTCCGGATAG
- a CDS encoding MlaE family ABC transporter permease, translating into MALDAVRFTFRRPFQAREFLEQSWFVARVSLAPTLLVAIPFTVLVSFTLNILLRELGAADLSGAGAAFGAVTQVGPLVTVLIVAGAGATAMCADLGSRTIREEIEAMEVLGINPVARLVTPRMLASGLVALLLNSLVVIIGIVGGYAFSVFVQDVNPGAFAAGITLLTGIGEVIISCVKAALFGLIAGLVACYRGLSINRGGAKAVGNAVNETVVYAFMALFVINVVVTAIGIRMTAG; encoded by the coding sequence ATGGCCCTCGATGCGGTTCGGTTCACCTTCCGGCGGCCCTTTCAGGCCCGGGAGTTCCTCGAGCAGTCGTGGTTCGTGGCACGGGTCTCCCTGGCGCCCACCCTTCTGGTCGCGATCCCGTTCACCGTGCTGGTGAGCTTCACGCTGAACATCCTCCTGCGCGAACTCGGCGCCGCCGATCTGTCGGGTGCGGGCGCGGCCTTCGGTGCGGTCACCCAGGTCGGCCCGCTGGTGACGGTGTTGATCGTGGCCGGCGCGGGCGCCACCGCGATGTGTGCCGACCTCGGTTCGCGCACCATCCGCGAGGAGATCGAGGCGATGGAGGTGCTGGGCATCAATCCCGTTGCGCGCCTGGTGACTCCGCGGATGCTGGCGTCCGGCTTGGTGGCGTTGCTGCTCAACAGCCTGGTCGTCATCATCGGCATCGTCGGCGGCTACGCGTTCTCGGTGTTCGTGCAGGACGTCAACCCCGGTGCGTTCGCCGCGGGTATCACCCTGCTGACCGGGATCGGTGAGGTGATCATCTCGTGCGTCAAGGCCGCACTGTTCGGGCTGATCGCCGGACTGGTCGCCTGCTACCGCGGACTGTCGATCAACAGGGGCGGCGCCAAGGCCGTGGGCAACGCGGTCAACGAGACCGTGGTGTACGCCTTCATGGCACTGTTCGTCATCAACGTGGTCGTGACCGCGATCGGCATCCGGATGACGGCGGGCTAG